A window from Ictalurus furcatus strain D&B chromosome 16, Billie_1.0, whole genome shotgun sequence encodes these proteins:
- the rsf1b.1 gene encoding remodeling and spacing factor 1 isoform X3 has product MRERKKEEKGARVPKLLVDLHVKLLRKIGKSVSADRWEKYLVKMCQEFNTTWAWELEKKGYREMTVECKTGILKYLCECQFDDNVKFKTAINEEDPDKMRLQPIGRDKDGLMYWFQLDQDHNVRVYVEEQDDLDGSSWKCIVRNRNDLAQILALLKTQIDPTLLVKKDQEEGSSSNSPNSETEENKKKEDDVEVKKDKDLEEEKSPKTEKDDPLEQIDSVKQEIAVGKEALRDKAAKDDVRSDKPVVVEETASKAVKEEPMEEDEAFNNTSKSTSEKNGGPLPSEHTREVKKSSDEIQKALKNDQQAKIPLKKREMKRSEDFDTANCGSGGSSIIVRNPAVKEVRTASEENGLSRENLNGNVSPAVAVEGDGKASDDLQIKQKEPPAISKDQQADAEVKETKKQLADAKQEEGHEEKQKKEEETTDKSQTSTEESMEVEESAVAKGDQETSPQVEEAAQTTEKSTGSEVIHLQADSEKVDESAEMEVAKDCSKPLDEEAPEKSSETKPTDQAETENKPKTSKETPNERDTDHERELIKHESGQTDKKNDTASSENADAAKDDKTQTGTEAPVETERSTSEDSTQQQSTAHEQSELAVQKADEPRMSEETKSPVDETASTTLKDSALPEGDKNPESGSTKQTEKQERPKEESIPVKENEESEPLNKGKKLPEDSDVSNAKEKPSSPKENERTEGCEKSAVCEETDTEPAAKESLKSDRDRTSDKTTPDAEGPDSVATQKESADQEKQDVLKKSEEPPTRAVSKTEEVVKQDKPMEVTSAYTKDNKVPTDNKDCDAEPEKEACSKKGVQDEHPVEESKASTEESSENRKENGEQKSTSEKEANLSGESTEDQNRAKEKTKTGKGEADDRKELPQEAIRLKIKVPAHRRRAELQREEGKGDSESEASEGRCLRRSPRICRPTAKLAEIQDRKVEKKQVTPSVEKEKEENEEKDGDENAVQKKPREKKVDQEGQAKPKGRRQRRVRWSRVRSQRKKKGSEEDDDNENDESSSEEEETEEDDSDEDYQVEKKKRRRNRNRERNSSDSSTSSSDDLPPNDDPCKHCGLPNHPELILLCDSCDSGYHTACLRPPLMIIPDGEWFCPPCQHKLLCDKLEEQLQNLDVALKKKERAERRKERLVYVGISVENIITPTQLEAEEEKQEEVVKEKKEVKKNKSWGRRSTRAKKYISYRFDEFDEAIEEAIEEDIKEAEGGGAGRGKDMANITGHRGKDMSAILQEEGKENGRPKRTNAGQRRKKRRRLNDLDSDSTMDEEESEEEFRLSDSSEEEEFVASDNDVDSEGEAPLFDDSDFGSDGQGPTTGFLSRRRSTKRWSARPRRRRRPKGYSDDEELEDTDEDEEEEEMVTEGSSEFSDSDLDMRRRRSHRSQKKQVNYCEATDSDASQGSANRDKAKKRRRLSSSESDASFHSMDSDKEDGKSKKQRAVLSEEESRKRRRRLSLKRRRESEDDDNSSDSDDSEEEERPVRKRVNRIDSDDSDEEEEKKSTEKEAEDTVAKGVSPLDYNLELPPTNGQSPMKTLEGFISRPATGMANPALMSQIGLKNSSAPQPVSIGANGLVPQEMAPQDEDEDDLLGVTDLVDYVCNSEQL; this is encoded by the exons ATgagagagcgaaagaaagaggaaaaaggagcaagag TTCCTAAGCTGCTGGTGGATCTCCACGTGAAGTTGCTTCGGAAAATAGGCAAGTCCGTTTCTGCCGACCGATGGGAGAAATATCTTGTAAAG ATGTGCCAGGAGTTCAACACCACCTGGGCATGGGAACTGGAGAAGAAGGGATATCGTGAGATGACTGTGGAGTGTAAGACTGGAATTCTCAAG TACTTGTGCGAGTGCCAGTTCGACGACAACGTCAAGTTCAAGACGGCCATCAACGAAGAAGACCCTGATAAAATGCGCCTCCAGCCCATCGGCAGAGACAAAGACGGCCTCATGTACTGGTTCCAGCTTGACCAGGATCACAACGTGAGGGTGTACGTGGAGGAGCAGGATGATTTAGATGGCTCATCCTGGAAATGCATCGTTAG AAACAGAAACGATTTGGCCCAGATCCTTGCACTCCTGAAGACTCAGATCGATCCCACACTGTTGGTCAAAAAGGATCAGGAGGAAGGTTCATCTAGTAACAGCCCAAACTCAGAGACTgaagaaaacaagaagaaagaGGATGATG tggaGGTTAAGAAAGACAAGGATCTGGAGGAAGAGAAGTCTCCCAAAACTGAAAAAGATGACCCGTTAGAGCAAATCGATAGTGTAAAGCAGGAAATCGCAGTGGGAAAAGAAGCACTAAGAGACAAGGCCGCTAAAGACGATGTCCGGTCTGACAAGCCGGTCGTAGTAGAGGAAACCGCTAGCAAAGCGGTTAAAGAGGAGCCCATGGAAGAAGACGAAGCGTTCAACAACACCTCCAAGTCAACATCTGAAAAGAACGGTGGACCGCTGCCTTCAGAACATACGAGGGAGGTGAAGAAGTCGTCAGACGAGATCCAGAAAGCTTTGAAAAACGACCAACAGGCAAAGATCCCCCTGAAAAAGCGTGAGATGAAACGAAGTGAGGATTTTGACACCGCCAATTGTGGAAGCGGCGGCAGCAGTATCATCGTGCGTAACCCGGCTGTGAAAGAAGTGCGGACCGCCAGCGAAGAGAACGGATTGAGCCGCGAGAACCTCAACGGTAACGTCTCGCCTGCTGTAGCGGTGGAGGGTGACGGGAAGGCGAGTGACGACTTGCAGATAAAGCAAAAAGAACCTCCAGCTATTTCTAAAGATCAGCAAGCAGACGCTGAAGTcaaggaaacaaaaaaacagcttgcTGACGCAAAACAAGAAGAGGGACATGAAGAAAAGcagaagaaagaggaggaaacGACGGATAAGAGTCAAACCAGCACAGAGGAATCCATGGAAGTGGAGGAAAGTGCGGTTGCAAAGGGGGATCAAGAAACATCGCCACAGGTAGAAGAGGCAGCTCAAACAACCGAAAAGTCAACCGGATCCGAAGTGATCCACTTGCAAGCGGATTCGGAAAAGGTCGACGAGTCGGCCGAGATGGAAGTCGCAAAAGATTGTTCAAAACCTCTCGACGAGGAAGCACCCGAGAAGTCAAGTGAGACGAAACCCACGGACCAAGCTGAGACCGAGAACAAGCCAAAGACCTCAAAAGAGACTCCTAATGAGAGAGATACGGATCACGAGCGAGAACTAATAAAACATGAGTCCGGCCAGACTGATAAAAAGAACGATACAGCCTCGAGTGAGAACGCAGATGCTGCAAAAGACGACAAAACACAGACGGGAACCGAGGCCCCCGTGGAGACTGAGAGGTCTACGTCAGAAGACTCTACACAACAGCAAAGTACAGCTCATGAACAGAGCGAACTAGCTGTCCAAAAAGCAGACGAGCCTCGCATGTCCGAAGAAACCAAAAGTCCTGTTGATGAAACAGCATCTACAACTCTAAAGGACAGTGCCTTACCGGAAGGTGATAAAAACCCTGAATCAGGTTCTACAAAGCAGACCGAGAAACAGGAGCGTCCTAAAGAGGAGAGCATCCCAGTTAAGGAAAACGAAGAATCTGAACctttaaataaaggaaagaaaCTGCCTGAAGATTCCGATGTATCCAACGCGAAGGAAAAACCATCCTCGCCAAAAGAAAACGAACGGactgaaggctgtgaaaaatccgCCGTGTGTGAAGAGACAGATACGGAACCTGCAGCCAAAGAGTCTTTAAAATCAGATCGTGACAGGACGTCGGATAAAACCACGCCAGACGCAGAAGGACCCGATTCAGTTGCTACCCAAAAAGAATCAGCAGATCAGGAGAAACAGGATGTCCTGAAAAAGTCAGAGGAACCGCCTACTCGTGCAGTATCCAAAACAGAGGAAGTAGTGAAGCAGGATAAGCCAATGGAAGTAACTTCAGCGTACACAAAGGATAATAAAGTACCCACAGATAATAAGGATTGTGATGCTGAGCCTGAAAAGGAAGCTTGCAGTAAGAAAGGCGTGCAGGACGAGCATCCTGTCGAGGAGAGCAAGGCTTCTACAGAAGAATCCAGCGAGAACCGGAAAGAAAACGGTGAACAAAAAAGTACTTCCGAGAAGGAGGCGAACCTCAGCGGTGAATCGACGGAAGACCAGAATCGAGCAAAGGAGAAGACGAAGACGGGTAAAGGAGAAGCAGACGATCGCAAAGAACTACCGCAAGAAGCAATCCGTCTGAAAATCAAGGTCCCGGCTCACAGGAGGCGGGCAGAGCTGCAGCGAGAAGAGGGAAAGGGTGACTCGGAGTCTGAGGCAAGCGAAGGGAGATGTCTGAGGCGCTCGCCGAGGATTTGCAGACCAACAGCCAAGCTAGCAGAAATCCAAGACCGGAAGGTGGAGAAGAAACAAGTCACGCCTTCGGtcgagaaggagaaggaggaaaatgaagaaaaggaTGGGGATGAAAATGCAGTACAAAAAAAGCCAAGAGAGAAGAAGGTTGATCAAGAAGGTCAAGCTAAACCAAAG GGGAGACGCCAAAGGCGGGTACGATGGTCCAGAGTCCGGTCACAACGCAAAAAGAAAGGCTCGGAGGAAGACGACGACAACGAGAATGACGAGAGTTCAAGCGAGGAGGAGGAGACCGAGGAAGACGACAGTGATGAGGATTACcaggtggagaaaaaaaagagaaggcgGAACCGCAACAGAGAGAGGAACAGCTCTGATTCTTCTACCTCGTCTTCAGACGACCTTCCGCCAAACGATGACCCCTGCAAACACTGTGGCCTGCCCAACCATCCTGAGCTG ATTCTGCTGTGCGACTCGTGCGACAGCGGTTATCACACAGCGTGTCTCCGTCCTCCTCTCATGATCATCCCGGATGGTGAATGGTTCTGTCCACCATGCCAACAT aaactgctttgtgacaagcTGGAAGAACAGTTACAGAATCTAGACGTGGCACTTAAGAAGAAGGAACGTGCCGAGCGAAG GAAAGAGCGTCTGGTCTACGTTGGGATCAGCGTCGAGAATATAATCACGCCTACC caGCTTGAagcagaggaagaaaaacaagaagaggTGGTGAAAGAGAAGAAGGAGGTCAAGAAAAACAAGTCCTGGGGCCGAAGATCGACCCGggccaaaaaatatataagctaCAG GTTCGACGAGTTTGACGAAGCTATCGAGGAGGCGATCGAAGAAGATATCAAAGAGGCTGAGGGAGGAG GAGCAGGCCGTGGTAAGGACATGGCAAATATCACAGGCCACCGAGGGAAGGACATGTCCGCCATTTTGCAggaagaagggaaagaaaatgGGCGGCCCAAGCGTACAAATGCTGGACAGCGGCGGAAAAAACGGCGGCGCCTCAACGACCTGGACAGCGACAGCACCATGGATGAAGAGGAGAGCGAGGAAGAGTTCCGCCTGAGCGACAG cagtgaggaggaggagtttgTGGCGTCGGATAACGATGTGGACAGTGAGGGAGAGGCACCGTTATTTGACGACAGCGACTTCGGCAGCGACGGCCAAGGACCAACTACGGGCTTTTTGTCCAGGCGGAGGTCGACTAAACGGTGGAGCGCGCGACCACGCAGGCGACGCAGACCCAAAGGGTACTCCGATGACGAAGAGCTCGAGGACACCGATGAAgacgaggaggaagaagaaatgg tgaCTGAGGGTTCCAGTGAGTTTAGTGACAGTGACCTGGACATGCGCAGGCGGCGTTCCCACCGGAGCCAGAAAAAGCAAGTCAACTATTGCGAGGCGACCGACTCGGACGCCTCCCAAGGAAGCGCCAACAGGGACAAGGCCAAGAAGCGCAGGCGCTTATCCAGCTCCGAAAGCGACG CGAGCTTCCACTCCATGGACTCGGACAAGGAAGATGGAAAGAGTAAAAAGCAGAGAGCGGTCCTGTCGGAAGAGGAGTCTCGGAAACGGCGCAGGCGTCTGTCACTGAAGCGCAGGAGGGAGTCCGAGGACGACGACAATAGCAGCGATTCGGATGATTCGGAGGAAGAAGAACGGCCCGTCCGCAAGCGGGTGAACCGAATCGATTCGGACGACAGcgacgaggaggaggagaagaagagcaCAGAGAAGGAGGCCGAGGACACCGTAGCGAAAGGGGTCAGCCCTCTAGACTATAACCTGGAACTTCCTCCTACTAACGGACAGAGCCCCATGAAAACTCTGGAGGGTTTCATCTCACGGCCTGCCACTGGCATGGCTAACCCTGCTCTCATGAGTCAGATAGGGCTGAAAAACAGCAGCGCACCACAACCCGTGTCCATTGGCGCCAACGGCCTGGTTCCCCAGGAGATGGCGCCGCAGGATGAAGACGAGGATGACCTTTTGGGGGTCACAGACCTTGTAGACTATGTCTGCAACAGTGAACAGTTGTAA